One stretch of Arachis hypogaea cultivar Tifrunner chromosome 20, arahy.Tifrunner.gnm2.J5K5, whole genome shotgun sequence DNA includes these proteins:
- the LOC112783934 gene encoding protein DJ-1 homolog C isoform X1 has translation MSSLILLRPSPVAVAVAATPTTGGVPLTPTFTSAAPPRQKSSPPSKRSTKTNSNHIIPITPPTPSPSTTFTTEGSNSSSVPLKKVLVPIGYGTEEMEAVILIHVLRQAGADVTVASVEPQLQVEAAKGTKLVADTSIEACSDQIFDLVVLPGGMPGSVRLRDCEVLQKITCKQAEENRLYGAICAAPAITLLPWGLLRRKKTTCHPAFFDKLPTFWAVKSNLQVSGGLTTSRGPGTTYEFALSLAEQLFGESVAKNIAGLLFMRTADDNAVKEFNKVEWSVDHHAPSVLVPVAHGSEEIEVVTLIDILRRAKANVIVASIEKTHEVLASKGTKIVADVLISDAQESSHDLIILPGGTAGTERLSKSRILKKLLKEQNSAGRIYGAICSSLSILHKQGLLKNKRAAAHSLIIDKAEDEAINGAAVVIDGKLITSEGLSTVTDFALAVVNKLFGNGRARSVAEGLVFEYPNS, from the exons ATGTCGTCGCTGATTCTACTGAGACCCTCCccggtggcggtggcggtggccgCCACCCCCACCACTGGCGGCGTTCCTCTAACACCAACTTTCACTTCCGCAGCACCTCCACGTCAGAAATCCTCTCCTCCTTCAAAACGCTCCACCAAAACCAACAGCAACCACATCATACCCATAACACCACCCACTCCGTCGCCGTCAACGACATTCACAACAGAAGGTTCTAATTCCTCTTCCGTTCCTCTGAAGAAGGTTCTGGTTCCCATCGGCTACGGCACCGAAGAGATGGAAGCAGTTATCTTGATTCACGTTCTGCGCCAAGCTGGTGCTGACGTCACTGTAGCCTCCGTGGAGCCTCAGCTTCAAGTTGAAGCTGCTAAGGGCACCAAATTGGTCGCTGATACCTCCATTGAAGCATGCTCTGATCAAATTTTCGATCTTGTCGTTTTACCT GGAGGAATGCCTGGCTCAGTGAGGTTAAGGGATTGCGAGGTGCTGCAAAAAATCACATGCAAGCAAGCTGAGGAAAATAGGCTCTATGGTGCTATTTGTGCTGCTCCAGCCATTACCCTTTTGCCATGGGGTCTACTAAGGAGAAAGAAG ACTACATGTCACCCTGCATTCTTTGACAAGCTGCCGACATTTTGGGCCGTTAAGTCAAATCTTCAGGTTTCAGGAGGGCTTACAACGAGCCGTGGACCTGGAACTACTTACGAGTTTGCTTTATCCTTGGCCGAGCAGCTGTTTGGGGAGTCCGTTGCCAAGAACATTGCAGGATTGTTG tttatgAGAACTGCCGATGATAATGCAGTGAAGGAGTTCAACAAAGTTGAGTGGTCTGTTGACCACCATGCCCCTAGT GTTCTTGTACCAGTTGCTCATGGGTCTGAAGAGATTGAAGTTGTGACTCTGATCGATATTCTACGGCGAGCAAAAGCTAATGTCATAGTTGCATCCATTGAAAAGACTCATGAAGTTTTAGCTTCCAAAGGAACCAAAATTGTTGCTGATGTATTAATTAGTGATGCTCAAGAGTCCTCACATGATTTGATAATTCTACCG GGAGGTACTGCTGGAACTGAAAGGCTAAGCAAATCTAGAATTCTGAAAAAGCTCCTTAAAGAACAGAACTCAGCTGGAAGAATATATGGGGCTATCTGCTCTTCGCTTTCCATTCTGCATAAACAAGGTTTACTGAAG AACAAGAGGGCTGCAGCTCATTCGTTGATTATCGATAAAGCTGAAGATGAAGCAATCAATGGTGCTGCCGTAGTTATTGATGGCAAACTAATCACTAGTGAGGGACTTTCTACTGTAACTGATTTTGCTTTGGCTGTTGTAAACAAACTATTTGGTAATGGAAGAGCAAGAAGTGTAGCAGAAGGCCTTGTTTTTGAGTATCCTAACAGTTAG
- the LOC112783934 gene encoding protein DJ-1 homolog C isoform X2 produces MSSLILLRPSPVAVAVAATPTTGGVPLTPTFTSAAPPRQKSSPPSKRSTKTNSNHIIPITPPTPSPSTTFTTEGSNSSSVPLKKVLVPIGYGTEEMEAVILIHVLRQAGADVTVASVEPQLQVEAAKGTKLVADTSIEACSDQIFDLVVLPGGMPGSVRLRDCEVLQKITCKQAEENRLYGAICAAPAITLLPWGLLRRKKFMRTADDNAVKEFNKVEWSVDHHAPSVLVPVAHGSEEIEVVTLIDILRRAKANVIVASIEKTHEVLASKGTKIVADVLISDAQESSHDLIILPGGTAGTERLSKSRILKKLLKEQNSAGRIYGAICSSLSILHKQGLLKNKRAAAHSLIIDKAEDEAINGAAVVIDGKLITSEGLSTVTDFALAVVNKLFGNGRARSVAEGLVFEYPNS; encoded by the exons ATGTCGTCGCTGATTCTACTGAGACCCTCCccggtggcggtggcggtggccgCCACCCCCACCACTGGCGGCGTTCCTCTAACACCAACTTTCACTTCCGCAGCACCTCCACGTCAGAAATCCTCTCCTCCTTCAAAACGCTCCACCAAAACCAACAGCAACCACATCATACCCATAACACCACCCACTCCGTCGCCGTCAACGACATTCACAACAGAAGGTTCTAATTCCTCTTCCGTTCCTCTGAAGAAGGTTCTGGTTCCCATCGGCTACGGCACCGAAGAGATGGAAGCAGTTATCTTGATTCACGTTCTGCGCCAAGCTGGTGCTGACGTCACTGTAGCCTCCGTGGAGCCTCAGCTTCAAGTTGAAGCTGCTAAGGGCACCAAATTGGTCGCTGATACCTCCATTGAAGCATGCTCTGATCAAATTTTCGATCTTGTCGTTTTACCT GGAGGAATGCCTGGCTCAGTGAGGTTAAGGGATTGCGAGGTGCTGCAAAAAATCACATGCAAGCAAGCTGAGGAAAATAGGCTCTATGGTGCTATTTGTGCTGCTCCAGCCATTACCCTTTTGCCATGGGGTCTACTAAGGAGAAAGAAG tttatgAGAACTGCCGATGATAATGCAGTGAAGGAGTTCAACAAAGTTGAGTGGTCTGTTGACCACCATGCCCCTAGT GTTCTTGTACCAGTTGCTCATGGGTCTGAAGAGATTGAAGTTGTGACTCTGATCGATATTCTACGGCGAGCAAAAGCTAATGTCATAGTTGCATCCATTGAAAAGACTCATGAAGTTTTAGCTTCCAAAGGAACCAAAATTGTTGCTGATGTATTAATTAGTGATGCTCAAGAGTCCTCACATGATTTGATAATTCTACCG GGAGGTACTGCTGGAACTGAAAGGCTAAGCAAATCTAGAATTCTGAAAAAGCTCCTTAAAGAACAGAACTCAGCTGGAAGAATATATGGGGCTATCTGCTCTTCGCTTTCCATTCTGCATAAACAAGGTTTACTGAAG AACAAGAGGGCTGCAGCTCATTCGTTGATTATCGATAAAGCTGAAGATGAAGCAATCAATGGTGCTGCCGTAGTTATTGATGGCAAACTAATCACTAGTGAGGGACTTTCTACTGTAACTGATTTTGCTTTGGCTGTTGTAAACAAACTATTTGGTAATGGAAGAGCAAGAAGTGTAGCAGAAGGCCTTGTTTTTGAGTATCCTAACAGTTAG
- the LOC112782727 gene encoding ABSCISIC ACID-INSENSITIVE 5-like protein 7 — MNFRGYGDNPTNNGDRMGGKPPPANVTLVRQPSVYSLTFDEFQNTIGGFGKDFGSMNMDELLKNIWTAEESQALAFSSASINASASGGDSNNLNGNLQRQGSLTLPRTLSQKTVDEVWRDLMKDSGSGSSTGAGAKDGGSNGVSSVPQTQGQPALGEMTLEEFLVRAGVVREDAPQQAQQMARPDANNNGWYGGGDFARSNNSNGLLLGFQQPNRSNGNNLGNNLVPKPPPPPLSLNSNHTQQQQTQQQHPQPPPLFPKPSNVAFASPMHMLNNAQLASPGTRGGMIGVPERSMNGAVVQSNGLASVGIVGLVPTNVTAPGATPANKMSPDMIAKSSVDTSSMSLSPVPYVINRGRKCSAIEKVVERRQRRMIKNRESAARSRARKQAYTFELEAEVQKLKEINKELQKKQEEMMEMQKNQNMDSSFWPLGNKRQCLRRTVTGPW; from the exons ATGAACTTCAGGGGCTATGGTGATAACCCCACCAATAATGGTGATAGAATGGGTGGGAAGCCACCACCGGCAAATGTCACTCTGGTGAGGCAGCCTTCGGTTTATTCGCTTACTTTTGACGAGTTCCAGAACACAATAGGGGGGTTTGGGAAGGATTTTGGATCCATGAACATGGATGAGCTCTTGAAGAATATATGGACTGCCGAGGAGTCTCAGGCGTTGGCGTTTTCTTCAGCCAGTATAAATGCCAGCGCCAGTGGTGGTGATTCCAACAACCTGAATGGGAACTTGCAAAGACAAGGCTCTTTGACGCTTCCAAGGACTCTTAGTCAGAAAACAGTTGATGAGGTTTGGAGGGATTTGATGAAAGATAGTGGCAGTGGCAGCAGCACTGGAGCCGGAGCCAAAGATGGAGGTAGCAATGGGGTTTCATCTGTGCCTCAAACACAAGGGCAACCAGCATTAGGAGAAATGACATTGGAGGAGTTCTTGGTGAGAGCTGGTGTTGTGAGAGAAGATGCTCCTCAACAAGCTCAACAAATGGCAAGGCCTGATGCTAACAAcaatggttggtatggtggtggtgACTTTGCTAGATCAAACAATAGCAATGGTTTACTTCTTGGTTTTCAACAACCAAATAGAAGTAATGGGAACAATCTTGGTAATAACTTGGTTCCCaagcctcctcctcctcctctgtcgCTAAACTCGAACCATACTCAGCAGCAACAAACACAGCAGCAGCACCCGCAGCCGCCACCCCTTTTCCCCAAGCCTTCAAATGTGGCTTTTGCTTCTCCTATGCATATGTTGAACAATGCTCAGCTTGCTAGCCCTGGCACAAGGGGTGGGATGATTGGAGTGCCGGAGCGTTCGATGAATGGCGCAGTAGTTCAAAGTAATGGGCTGGCGAGTGTTGGAATTGTTGGTTTAGTCCCGACCAATGTAACAGCTCCGGGTGCCACTCCTGCAAATAAAATGTCACCGGACATGATTGCCAAGAGCAGTGTGGATACTTCTTCAATGTCGTTGTCACCGGTTCCCTATGTAATCAACAGGGGAAGGAAGTGCAGTGCTATAGAGAAAGTTGTGGAGAGGAGACAGAGGAGAATGATCAAAAATAGAGAATCAGCTGCAAGGTCAAGGGCTCGCAAGCAG GCCTATACTTTTGAACTAGAAGCTGAAGTTCAGAAGCTTAAGGAAATAAACAAAGAATTGCAAAAAAAGCAG GAAGAAATGATGGAAATGCAGAAAAATCAG AATATGGATTCTTCATTTTGGCCATTGGGAAATAAAAGACAGTGCTTGAGAAGGACAGTTACAGGTCCATGGTAG